Part of the Bacteroidales bacterium genome is shown below.
TCCTTATAATCGCACAGGTAACATTAATCATTTCAGCAGATCTTCATATAACGGTATCACAAGTAAAAATTCATATTTGTTAGTCATAAAATCAATCTTACAGGCATAATGATCCATCCCGTTAGTAACAACTATATAAGGAACTTTCATTCCAAGATTATAAACCACGATCTGATCAAAAACCCCATCATCAATCTTTATTTCAGGAGCTTTGCATTCAACAATCATTACCGGCTCACCTGACCTGTTATGGACCAGAATGTCGACCCTTCGCTTAAGCCTGTTCAGATCAAACATTACCTCAACCCCTATCAGACCTGGAGGATATTCACCTGCATTTATGAGGTACTGGATAAAATTCTGACGCACCCACTCTTCAGGAGTAAGCCTGACATACTTTTTCCTTAAAGGATCGAGGATCATTTCCGAACCCTCTTTCCCCGAAATTCTGAATGAATATGCCGGCAGGTTTAACTCTTTCAACTTAGTTTTGTACTTTTGAGCCTAAGGTTTTATTTTTTACCTTCGTGGTCCTTTGTGAAACCTTTGTGTTCCTTTGTGGTTATATATTTTACCACAAATATATTGAGATAAACGTTAACAGAAAACAAGTTATGAAGACCAAAGAGGAAATTGTTAATAACTGGCTTCCACGATATACTGGCAAAGCTATAGGCACATTTGGTAAATATTTTCTGCTTACCAATTACAACTATTATGTGAACCTGTTTGCCAAATGGAATAACGTACCGGTTGAGGGAAAAGAAAATAATATGCCCAGCGCTACTGCCGACGGAATAACTATAATCAACTTTGGGATGGGAAGTCCCAATGCAGCTACCATTATGGACCTGCTGAGTGCTGTCGATCCCAATGCAGTACTTTTTCTTGGCAAGTGTGGCGGATTAAAGAAGAAAAACACTCTCGGTGATCTGATACTGCCAATTGCTGCAATTAGAAGCGACGGAACATCAAACGATTACCTTCCGAACGAAGTACCTGCCCTGCCGGCATTTAAACTGCAAAGTGCCATCTCAGCCACAATCACAAGATATAACAGGGAGTACTGGACCGGAACTGTATATACAACAAACAGAAGGGTATGGGAATACGACGACAGGTTTAAGAAATACCTTGTCAAGACCAGGGCTATGGCAATCGACATGGAAACTGCAACGATATTCACAGTCGGTTTCGCAAATGAAATACCAACAGGAGCTCTGCTTCTTGTTTCCGACCAGCCTATGATCTCCACAGGTATCAAGACTGAAGCCAGCGACATAAAAGTAACCAACGATTATGTTGAAATGCACCTAAAAATCGGTATCGACTCCCTCAGAGAGATCATTGAAAATGGCGTTTCTGTCAAACATCTGAAATTCTGATCATGGCAGCTACCTTCGAGGAGATAATGTCTGATCTGAAGAACAGGATTTTTAAGTCTGTTTATTTTCTTGGCCGGGGAGGAACCTTACTATATTGATCTAATTTCTGATTATATCGAGGATAAAGTACTTCCGGAAGCTGAGAAATCATTTAACCAGATGATCCTCTATGGCGATGATACAAATATTCCTTCAATTATAGACCTTGCCCGTCGTTTCCCGATGATGTCAAGTCATCAGGTTATTATTATCAAGGAAGCACAATCTCTTAAGAAGATCGAAGACCTCGGTATCTACCTTGAGAAACCCCTCAACTCAACTATACTGGTTATCTGTTATAAGTACAAAACTCTTGATAAAAGGACAAAACTTTTCAAAACGCTTGAGAGTCATGGTGTCTATTTTGAATCGGCAAGAGTCAGAGACTACCTTATCCCAGGCTGGATTGAGAGATATCTTATGCTTAAGGGAATAAAAACCGATCCCAGTGCAAGTGCAATGCTTACCGAATACCTTGGAACAGATCTGCATAAGATTGTAAATGAACTGGATAAGCTTATTATTACCTTGCCTGAAGGCAAGCCAATGATTACTACTGCCCTTATCGAAAAGAACATTGGTATAAGTAAAGATTACAACAATTTCGAACTGCAAAAGGCAATCGGCGAAAAAAATATCCGGAAGTCAAACATGATCGTTCACTATTTTGCCAATAATCCAAAAGACAATCCACTCACACTAACGATATCATCTCTGTTTACTTACTTCAGTAAACTACTGACTTATCATTATCTTACAGATAAATCGAAGAATAATGTAGCTGCAGCACTGAAGGTAAATCCCTTCTTTGTTAAGGAATATGAAAATTCTGCTACGAAGTATAACGTTTCAAAGACAGTACAGATTATCAGCCTTCTGCGTACCTATGACATGAGATCAAAGGGGTTCGGCGATCCGGGGACAGAACCCGGTGATTTACTGAAGGAGTTGGTTTACAAGATACTACACCTTTAATTCATCTCCGGGGAGTCGGGAAAATCTGCCCAAATCCGATATTTATTATTAAAGCTTCTCAGCACCCTTTTCCATGTATCCTCGCCACGGTTATTCAAAATAATCTCGGGCCTGACCTTGGCAATGACCCATGAGTCCTCTTTTAACTCGCGTTCAAGCTGCCCTGCCGACCATCCGGAATATCCCAGAAAGAATCTGATTTGTGCACTGGTTATACTTCCTGAAGCAACAAGGTCCCTTATGCTGTCAATATCTCCTCCCCAGAAAATATTATCTTCAACAAGTACACTCCTCGGTATCATATCACCCATTGTATGAAGATAATGAATTGTATCAGGTGCAACGGGTCCTCCCATATTCAGCTTTTCATTCCAACCTTCAAAACCGGTAATTGCATTTTCAAGTGTCAGATCGATTCTCTTGTTAAGAATGAAACCTACTGAACCCTGAGGGGTATGATCTGTCAGATAGACAATGCTGCGGCTGAAGAAAGTATCGGGAAGAAATGGTTCCGATATCAGAATCTTTCCTTTAGCCGGAATCTTGTCTTCCGGTAGTATTGCAAACATATCGAGCTCCTTGGACATACCTGAAATAATAGCTGGTTAGAAATATAATACAAAAATAATTAAGTAAAAACTTATCTTCAATTAAATATTATCATATTTTTGCCCCGATTGTTAAATAATCTCATGCAAAAAAGCACATTACGTATTATTGGGAATAAAGCAGTACTTAATATCCGTGAGAGGATGTGCGAGACTGCCGAGGAGCTGTTGGCCAGCGACAAATTCAGATCAGTTCTGGATCATTGTCTGGAAAATCTTAAGTCGAAAAACTCGCCATTGGTTTGTATTTTCTACAAATGCGATATCAATGAATCTTCAGTAAATGATCTGGTTAAGACCCTTACCTTTCTGGTTAAGTATGAAAGTAACCTGGTTCCTCATATTTTTGAAAATGCAAAGCCTTTCCTGAAAGATCTGGATGCACTGGCAAATTTTGTTGAGTACCTGTACGACTACTGGCGCCACTTTGATCGTTTCATAATAAATGACTCAGAAGGCGATCGGCTTGATAAGAGACCATACAGAACTTTCAATGAGACAATTGAACAGTTGACTCATCTTATCCGCACTGTATACAGACATATTCAGGAGAATATAACAGGCAGCCACCCGAGAGTTTACAGGCAGGTGCCTGCAGGTGCAGAAATGGCAGTAATCTCCTTACCAAAAGACATTGCATACTCTGATGATAAATATAAAAAGCTGAACTCAATTCATGTTATCAGGCAGATGCTTATATATCCGCCTCTTGTGATACAGCAGCCAATGAACAAAAGGACCGGTCATTTTAAAAAAATTGACAAAAA
Proteins encoded:
- a CDS encoding type I restriction enzyme HsdR N-terminal domain-containing protein — encoded protein: MILDPLRKKYVRLTPEEWVRQNFIQYLINAGEYPPGLIGVEVMFDLNRLKRRVDILVHNRSGEPVMIVECKAPEIKIDDGVFDQIVVYNLGMKVPYIVVTNGMDHYACKIDFMTNKYEFLLVIPLYEDLLK
- a CDS encoding AMP nucleosidase, with protein sequence MKTKEEIVNNWLPRYTGKAIGTFGKYFLLTNYNYYVNLFAKWNNVPVEGKENNMPSATADGITIINFGMGSPNAATIMDLLSAVDPNAVLFLGKCGGLKKKNTLGDLILPIAAIRSDGTSNDYLPNEVPALPAFKLQSAISATITRYNREYWTGTVYTTNRRVWEYDDRFKKYLVKTRAMAIDMETATIFTVGFANEIPTGALLLVSDQPMISTGIKTEASDIKVTNDYVEMHLKIGIDSLREIIENGVSVKHLKF
- the holA gene encoding DNA polymerase III subunit delta, which translates into the protein MFIFLAGEEPYYIDLISDYIEDKVLPEAEKSFNQMILYGDDTNIPSIIDLARRFPMMSSHQVIIIKEAQSLKKIEDLGIYLEKPLNSTILVICYKYKTLDKRTKLFKTLESHGVYFESARVRDYLIPGWIERYLMLKGIKTDPSASAMLTEYLGTDLHKIVNELDKLIITLPEGKPMITTALIEKNIGISKDYNNFELQKAIGEKNIRKSNMIVHYFANNPKDNPLTLTISSLFTYFSKLLTYHYLTDKSKNNVAAALKVNPFFVKEYENSATKYNVSKTVQIISLLRTYDMRSKGFGDPGTEPGDLLKELVYKILHL
- a CDS encoding YqgE/AlgH family protein — encoded protein: MSKELDMFAILPEDKIPAKGKILISEPFLPDTFFSRSIVYLTDHTPQGSVGFILNKRIDLTLENAITGFEGWNEKLNMGGPVAPDTIHYLHTMGDMIPRSVLVEDNIFWGGDIDSIRDLVASGSITSAQIRFFLGYSGWSAGQLERELKEDSWVIAKVRPEIILNNRGEDTWKRVLRSFNNKYRIWADFPDSPEMN